CAGGTGAGAAGCAGAACAAGAGCAAGAACCCATTCTtctcccctgccccttcccctccaTTGGAAGTCTTCAGggatcacttctttttttttttttttgagacggagtttcactcttgtcacccgggctggagtgcaatggcgcgatctcagctcactgcaaccaccacctcccgggttcaagtgattctcctgtcttggcctcccgagtagctgggattgcaggtgcccgccaccatgcccagctaacttttttgtatttttagtagagacagggtttcaccacgttggccaggctggtcttgaactcctcacctcaagtgatccacccgcctgggcctcccaaagtgctgggattaaaggcatgagccactgggcctggcccattcAGGGATCACTTCTCTATGGAATTTCCATCCTTGTCAACAGGTAAAGAGTAGAATTTGATTTGGCCTAGTGTGCCCTAAAAGTCTGACTTTTTCTGGGTCAGACTCAGTGAATTGAGGTGGAGCTGGGCTGGAGTGGACATCTAGCTTGAGTCCTGCGCATCTCCAAAGGACAGAGGCCCCTCTGCAAACGGTCCTCAGCTCAGATAGAACTGTTCTGAAGAGTCCTTCCATTCATTGCATGTCCTGCCTGAGATTCAGAACTACTCCTTAATCAGCTTAGAACATCCCTCAGCCTCTCTGGATCTTTTAAACATTCCAAGTCACCCCAGGCTCCCCTGACCTTGGTCATTGTTTGGGGATCATATTAAGTACCTGGCTGTTTGCCTCACATAGTTCATTTTCCATGAATTTACCCAGAAAGGGGTAGGCAAAGAGAGAGGGCAATCTGTGGAGAGGCTGGTGGGGCAAAGGGATCAGAATGCCATGGAGAACCAATCCAGGTCTCACATCTGGCACAGTGGGGTGGGATAAGATGGTGAGTTCTGGTTAATTGAACTGTATGGTAATCACCAGTTACTGCTGGTACCATACTTGGGTGACAGTGCTACAACAACTGGAATGCAGTGCACCTCTTCTTAACTCAGTCCCAGAACACAAGTCAATTTTTCCAAAGGGCTCTAGGATATATTTTATGGTCTCATGGCGATACCATGAGGTATTCCTACCATGTTAGGAAGATCCCCATTGACTACattgacttaaaaataatttggctgccgggcatggtggctcacgccagtaatcccagcactttgggagaccaaggcgggtggatcacctgaggccaggagttcgagaccagcctgaccaacatggtgaaaccccatctctattaaaaatacaaaattagccaggtgtggtggcgggcacctgtaatcctagctacttgggaggctgaggcaggagactcacttgaacccaagaggtggaggttgcagtgatccaagatcacaccattgcactccagcctgggtgacaagagtgaaactctgtctctaaataaataaataaataggctaaCTGAGTTTTCATTTGGCCATTTAGATCATGGATAAGCAGATGTTTATGCTTCCTGGGACACAAGGGGCCTGGTGGCACCAGGGGAGGAGAAAGCCAGCAGCAGTCAAGAGTATCTCATGTCCTGCTCTCCTCTACTCCCATAGGTTCCAGAAGCTACACCTGGCCTGTGGCTCAGAGCGCTTAACCCTACGCTCCCCTCTCCAGCCACTGATCTCCCTGTGTGAGGCACCTCCCAGCCCTCTGCAGCTGCCCGGGGGCAACGTCACCATCACTTACAGCTATGCTGGGGCCAGAGCACCCATGGGCCAGGGCTTCCTGCTCTCCTACAGCCAAGGTAGGCTGGACAGGGATGTCTGAGGAGCAGGCAGTGAAAGCCCCAGGCAGAAGGGGAGGATCCTGAGGGTTCTGGTGCTTCACAGCCCCTCTCCATGGTGCCTCTGCAGATTGGCTGATGTGCCTGCAGGAAGAGTTTCAGTGCCTGAACCACCGCTGTGTATCTGCTGTCCAGCGCTGTGATGGGGTTGATGCCTGTGGCGATGGCTCTGATGAAGCAGGTTGCAGCTCAGACCCCTTCCCTGGCCTGACCCCAAGACCCGTCCCCTCCCTGCCTTGCAATGTCACCTTGGAGGACTTCTATGGGGTCTTCTCCTCTCCTGGATATACACACCTAGCCTCAGTCTCCCACCCCCAGTCCTGCCATTGGCTGCTGGACCCCCATGATGGCCGGCGGCTGGCCGTGCGCTTCACAGCCCTGGACTTGGGCTTTGGAGATGCAGTGCATGTGTATGACGGCCCTGGGCCCCCTGAGAGCTCCCGACTACTGCGTAGTCTCACCCACTTCAGCAATGGCAAGGCTGTCACTGTGGAGACACTGTCTGGCCAGGCTGTTGTGTCCTACCACACAGTTGCTTGGAGCAATGGTCGTGGCTTCAATGCCACCTACCATGTGCGGGGCTATTGCTTGCCTTGGGACAGACCCTGTGGCTTAGGCTCTGGCCTGGGAGCTGGCGAAGGCCTAGGTGAGCGCTGCTACAGTGAGGCACAGCGCTGTGACGGCTCATGGGACTGTGCTGACGGCACAGATGAGGAGGACTGCCCAGGCTGCCCACCTGGACACTTCCCCTGTGGGGCTGCTGGCACCTCTGGTGCCACAGCCTGCTACCTGCCTGCTGACCGCTGCAACTACCAGACTTTCTGTGCTGATGGAGCAGATGAGAGACGCTGTCGGCATTGCCAGCCTGGCAATTTCCGATGCCGGGACGAGAAGTGCGTGTATGAGACGTGGGTGTGCGATGGGCAGCCAGACTGTGCGGACGGCAGTGATGAGTGGGACTGCTCCTATGTTCTGCCCCGCAAGGTCATTACAGCTGCAGTCATTGGCAGCCTAGTGTGCGGCCTGCTCCTGGTCATCGCCCTGGGCTGCACCTGCAAGCTCTATGCCATTCGCACCCAGGAGTACAGGTCAGTGGGAGTGGGGCTGGCAGTAGAAGAGTAGACCCTGAGGGTGAGGCTGGGCTGTGCAGCTACAGGAGACCACGAAAGTGCCCACCTTGGGGAGAGGCTCCCAT
This genomic stretch from Homo sapiens chromosome 14, GRCh38.p14 Primary Assembly harbors:
- the LRP10 gene encoding low-density lipoprotein receptor-related protein 10 isoform 2 precursor (isoform 2 precursor is encoded by transcript variant 2); translation: MLLATLLLLLLGGALAHPDRIIFPNHACEDPPAVLLEVQGTLQRPLVRDSRTSPANCTWLILGSKEQTVTIRFQKLHLACGSERLTLRSPLQPLISLCEAPPSPLQLPGGNVTITYSYAGARAPMGQGFLLSYSQDWLMCLQEEFQCLNHRCVSAVQRCDGVDACGDGSDEAGCSSDPFPGLTPRPVPSLPCNVTLEDFYGVFSSPGYTHLASVSHPQSCHWLLDPHDGRRLAVRFTALDLGFGDAVHVYDGPGPPESSRLLRSLTHFSNGKAVTVETLSGQAVVSYHTVAWSNGRGFNATYHVRGYCLPWDRPCGLGSGLGAGEGLGERCYSEAQRCDGSWDCADGTDEEDCPGCPPGHFPCGAAGTSGATACYLPADRCNYQTFCADGADERRCRHCQPGNFRCRDEKCVYETWVCDGQPDCADGSDEWDCSYVLPRKVITAAVIGSLVCGLLLVIALGCTCKLYAIRTQEYSIFAPLSRMEAEIVQQQAPPSYGQLIAQGAIPPVEDFPTENPNDNSVLGNLRSLLQILRQDMTPGGGPGARRRQRGRLMRRL
- the LRP10 gene encoding low-density lipoprotein receptor-related protein 10 isoform 1 precursor (isoform 1 precursor is encoded by transcript variant 1) encodes the protein MLLATLLLLLLGGALAHPDRIIFPNHACEDPPAVLLEVQGTLQRPLVRDSRTSPANCTWLILGSKEQTVTIRFQKLHLACGSERLTLRSPLQPLISLCEAPPSPLQLPGGNVTITYSYAGARAPMGQGFLLSYSQDWLMCLQEEFQCLNHRCVSAVQRCDGVDACGDGSDEAGCSSDPFPGLTPRPVPSLPCNVTLEDFYGVFSSPGYTHLASVSHPQSCHWLLDPHDGRRLAVRFTALDLGFGDAVHVYDGPGPPESSRLLRSLTHFSNGKAVTVETLSGQAVVSYHTVAWSNGRGFNATYHVRGYCLPWDRPCGLGSGLGAGEGLGERCYSEAQRCDGSWDCADGTDEEDCPGCPPGHFPCGAAGTSGATACYLPADRCNYQTFCADGADERRCRHCQPGNFRCRDEKCVYETWVCDGQPDCADGSDEWDCSYVLPRKVITAAVIGSLVCGLLLVIALGCTCKLYAIRTQEYSIFAPLSRMEAEIVQQQAPPSYGQLIAQGAIPPVEDFPTENPNDNSVLGNLRSLLQILRQDMTPGGGPGARRRQRGRLMRRLVRRLRRWGLLPRTNTPARASEARSQVTPSAAPLEALDGGTGPAREGGAVGGQDGEQAPPLPIKAPLPSASTSPAPTTVPEAPGPLPSLPLEPSLLSGVVQALRGRLLPSLGPPGPTRSPPGPHTAVLALEDEDDVLLVPLAEPGVWVAEAEDEPLLT
- the LRP10 gene encoding low-density lipoprotein receptor-related protein 10 isoform X1; protein product: MLLATLLLLLLGGALAHPDRIIFPNHACEDPPAVLLEVQGTLQRPLVRDSRTSPANCTWLILGSKEQTVTIRFQKLHLACGSERLTLRSPLQPLISLCEAPPSPLQLPGGNVTITYSYAGARAPMGQGFLLSYSQAPLHGASADWLMCLQEEFQCLNHRCVSAVQRCDGVDACGDGSDEAGCSSDPFPGLTPRPVPSLPCNVTLEDFYGVFSSPGYTHLASVSHPQSCHWLLDPHDGRRLAVRFTALDLGFGDAVHVYDGPGPPESSRLLRSLTHFSNGKAVTVETLSGQAVVSYHTVAWSNGRGFNATYHVRGYCLPWDRPCGLGSGLGAGEGLGERCYSEAQRCDGSWDCADGTDEEDCPGCPPGHFPCGAAGTSGATACYLPADRCNYQTFCADGADERRCRHCQPGNFRCRDEKCVYETWVCDGQPDCADGSDEWDCSYVLPRKVITAAVIGSLVCGLLLVIALGCTCKLYAIRTQEYSIFAPLSRMEAEIVQQQAPPSYGQLIAQGAIPPVEDFPTENPNDNSVLGNLRSLLQILRQDMTPGGGPGARRRQRGRLMRRLVRRLRRWGLLPRTNTPARASEARSQVTPSAAPLEALDGGTGPAREGGAVGGQDGEQAPPLPIKAPLPSASTSPAPTTVPEAPGPLPSLPLEPSLLSGVVQALRGRLLPSLGPPGPTRSPPGPHTAVLALEDEDDVLLVPLAEPGVWVAEAEDEPLLT